In the Arachis ipaensis cultivar K30076 chromosome B04, Araip1.1, whole genome shotgun sequence genome, GCATAGTATTCAATCTCTGACTTCTTCAATGGCAGGCAGTTGTTGCCAATGATGATCAATTTTCCTACAAACAATAAAATTTTCACAGAttatttcaaaattcacaatCATATTTTAACTATTTTAAGCGAAACTCATTCTTGTTCATGATGGTAAATGGAAATGGGCTTCAATTCAAGTTAAATTTGACATAGAATTATTCCATACATATATAGCTAGGATTTTGGCCTCATAAATTCCCGGATGCCCAAACATTAACCATGCACCTTTATGCATTTAGCTTTGGAATAAAGTTGGAATGGTTTAATGGTTAGCTCACTAGTTCGTTTAAGCAAATGGCCAAGAATCGAATTCCGTTTGTATATGTAACAACCTGTTAGCTAGCGGCAAATTCTTAAATAGAGTTCACTAATCCTCAATTTTGCCTTCTATGGGTAGCAACTAGCAATTCATTGGCCATCAACAGATTTTATCAGTCATATGTTGATTATTTGTATGACAGTCAGATAAATCTTATGAGTTATTTCATTGTGATGTACCTAATAATATTACAAAGGATACACATTAACCAAAAATTATTTAAGGTATTGCCAAAGCTAATATCTTAACTGAAAGTATACAATCAATAAGAAAAAGTATATTTATGTATAGCACTCAGCACAATAACGAAGCATACCTCACCACAATACTAGATTGTAGGAAGCAAGACAGCTATTAATGATTACCCTAGCATTTGATACTTCAAGTTTCGCCATGAATAGTCAAAACTCACATCTGAATGCAACTTGATGCACAATGCATCTTGCTCAGTACTTTTACATTGATCACAACGTAATAAAACCAATGAGGAATAATGTAGTGCAAAGAATAGCAGAATAGGACCTATCCTTTTAAAACGTGTTTAAGTAGTTTCAGTAACACCTCTACTATATATCCTTAATTAAGCAGTAAGTTTAATGTAAGAATTTTCATAACAATAAGATTTAATAATCTATGGTTTTAAACAAATCAAATTGAATGTTAGATAACTTAAATTTTTCATGAGCAGTGGATTGATTTTCATGTTGTTAAGTTTTCCTGAGAAAATGATTGGATACTTAAGAAACATCATATGGATTAAGGAATGTGGTAGAGTAGAGTCCAAGATGAATTCACTTTTCCATATCTGAGTTCTATTATCACCAAAACTGTAGTTTATGAAATACAAGGCTAGGCACCCTCCTAGTATCACGATTCATGAGATTGGTCCATATTCTTCTCCTTCTTGTTCTTCATTGGGACAATGAAATCAAGAAAGGTCAATTTCATCATAGTATCGTCATGAAATATTTCGTTTAGATCAGAGCAGTAGCAAGCTTCTGCAGGGTCCTTGATGAAGACGAATGAAGGGGTGAGTGCTGAGGAGAAATTTTACAAGAGATTCATTTGACAAATTCACTAGACTCCACACCTAGCATCTCAAGTTTGCAGGAGAAACGTATTATCCCCAAAAGAATCTACAATTAAAACTTCTAGGATTGGATTCATAAGGTTTTGACATGATAAAAGAAAAGTACATTATGCAATCTGCAAAATAAAGCATCTAAAGTTTTACATAACCAACTAAGAAATAAAACATCTAAATTTTTGCATAACCAACTAAACTTCATTTGCACTTTTCAAATGTTCTTCTTCCCCATGTGTCAAGCTCTTCACTTGTATGTTGGCTCCTAATTCTCTTTCTTTGTCTGATGCTAACCTTTAGCAACACCAGGTTGTTCAAATTATTCATGGTGAACTTGATggcctgcaaaaaaaaaaaagctcagGTAAAAGACAAAGTTTTAGACATGAAAATAATCTAAACTTCAAAACTGCACCACAAGCCCGGACTACAGGAAGCAAGACAGTGATCAATGATTCCCAAGCATtgataaattcaaatttcagcatCCAGAAACAAAAGTCACATTTGATTGGAACttgatgcaaaatgcaatgaaaaCTAACAGGTCGTGCAAAGCATAGGAAAATGGTTACATACGGATTTCCTTCTTCATCTTGTTCTTGTTATCCTTATCCTTAATGTCACTAGGGAGTGGCAAGAGACTCTCTGTATACACAATAATGGGTTTACGTCTGGGATGCTGACAACACAGATCTTTAAAATGCTTGAGCAGGTCTCCTCTCACATTATATATGAAGTACCCTGTTTTACCACATGAAGTATAACCTCTTCCAATAATATCCTTATTACTAGATAAGCACAGAGGCCGGAAGTACTTGCAAGGAATCTGATAGAGAGTCCAAGATGAGTGCACTTTATATTCTTTCATCACCCATATGTCAGTGTTATAGCAATCATCCTTGCAAGAATACAAGGATAGGCAGCCTCCGAGTAGGGCAAGACTTGTATAGGAGCTTGACAGTTGTTCCGGCGCAGATATAGTTGAAAAAGTCATTTCCATGAGATCAAAGATAATAATAGCATCCCTGTAATCTCTAAGATCGAAAGGCACCCAATGAACAGCGCCATTAAAGAACAACCCACCAGAATGCCAGCAAAGAAAACCCAAGCGATTGGGGACTGCAGCATCAATATTAATCCATGAATTGGTTCTCAAGGAAAAGCAATACAAATGATATTGTCCTTTGCAATCGCTCCAAGCTACAAGAAGTAAGTAATCATCCTGTGATGCATCATAACCAAATCCATGCAGATACACACGGTAGGCAATCCTGCCATAGCCAGGGGGTTTACTACGATGAACAATATGAGAGTAGGATATTCTTTTGCTGGATCCAGTGAGTGGGTTCCATACCACAAGAAAATGTGGGTGTCGATGTAAGAGAATAAAGCCTCTGCAGGATCCCACGACCACAAAATAAGAAGGTGGTTTCTTCTGGAAAGGGGGACACACCTCTTTTTGTGATGCATCATTGTCGTCTATGTAAACCAAGTCAGCCACAATGTCGGTTTTCATGAAAAAGCATGCGTTGGTGGCAGCCGGAGAGTGGTGAAAATGCAATTCCACAAAGTCAGGATCAGAAATGAGAGAGCACCAGAGCTTGGAAACACACCTGAGGCGAGCGAGATGTCTGATCGGCACCCGCAAAAGGATTATGTGAATCAGGTCAAGAGGGAGGATGTCGTGAATACTCTTGCTCTTGTCATTCTGATTCTTCTTTTCCATGCTCGATTCCTCGTTTGCTTTGTTCACCGTGTGCTTTAGTATCTTTGGTGGAAGAAAGGTTTTCTTTTGTTATCACATAAGTGGCGTAACTAGTTGAAATCTGTGTTTAAAAGAATATTTAGGATTTTATTTATGATGTGTTAGGTTAAGAAGATATAAGTCCtatttttaagaatttattttaaaaagggtataaaatagtAAAGttaaatttatttagtatttttatttagttCATTAACAAATCACTCTAAATTAAACTTTTTAATTCAATATATTTTTTACTCTcacattctaattatttattcaatattttctacttttatcttTTACAAAAAAATACTGTGCAATTAACATCAAAATATTTATActataataaattaatcaaataaaaatattcaaataaacaattttttttaaccaaTTCCTGAACAATCAtagtttattttctctctttttttttgtttttttaaaagtcttttgttttagtatattttgtaataaaaaactatgttacatttttcattttaaatttttgtggTTTGATATACAAGGTGATTAagtattaatttatttttgtctaaGTCAGCCATAATTTACTAGAGAACAAATTAAAACCAACCGAGTTAACAACATGATTAAAAAGAAAAGTGTATATTTTGTGTAtgtaattgataaaataaaatatctttaaattttacaTAAATAATTTTACTTGGACATTCACTATCTCATCTTTAGTCATTAACagccaaataaaaaaatataaaagcaagcaaattaaataattttctCTATTATGATACTTAGATAGAGGTatagaaaaaacagaaaaaataataagagaCACAACAAGACTGATATTAGTATCCACAACATAGTTTACAATATaaaatttgtaacaattttaaaagtTCTAAAAATATATACTCAAGAtagttaaatttttatattttatgtgCAC is a window encoding:
- the LOC107635570 gene encoding F-box/kelch-repeat protein At3g06240-like isoform X3, translated to MNCKKLNNSSVDKKKRLKHAVNKMNHKSKSIHDILPLDLIHRILLLVPIRHLARLRCVSKLWCSLISDPDFVELHFHHSPAATNACFFMKTDIVADLVYIDDNDASQKEVCPPFQKKPPSYFVVVGSCRGFILLHRHPHFLVVWNPLTGSSKRISYSHIVHRSKPPGYGRIAYRVYLHGFGYDASQDDYLLLVAWSDCKGQYHLYCFSLRTNSWINIDAAVPNRLGFLCWHSGGLFFNGAVHWVPFDLRDYRDAIIIFDLMEMTFSTISAPEQLSSSYTSLALLGGCLSLYSCKDDCYNTDIWVMKEYKVHSSWTLYQIPCKYFRPLCLSSNKDIIGRGYTSCGKTGYFIYNVRGDLLKHFKDLCCQHPRRKPIIVYTESLLPLPSDIKDKDNKNKMKKEIRHQVHHE
- the LOC107635570 gene encoding F-box/kelch-repeat protein At3g06240-like isoform X4, which produces MNCKKLNNSSVDKKKRLKHAVNKMNHKSKSIHDILPLDLIHRILLLVPIRHLARLRCVSKLWCSLISDPDFVELHFHHSPAATNACFFMKTDIVADLVYIDDNDASQKEVCPPFQKKPPSYFVVVGSCRGFILLHRHPHFLVVWNPLTGSSKRISYSHIVHRSKPPGYGRIAYRVYLHGFGYDASQDDYLLLVAWSDCKGQYHLYCFSLRTNSWINIDAAVPNRLGFLCWHSGGLFFNGAVHWVPFDLRDYRDAIIIFDLMEMTFSTISAPEQLSSSYTSLALLGGCLSLYSCKDDCYNTDIWVMKEYKVHSSWTLYQIPCKYFRPLCLSSNKDIIGRGYTSCGKTGYFIYNVRGDLLKHFKDLCCQHPRRKPIIVYTESLLPLPSDIKDKDNKNKMKKEIRMPSSSP
- the LOC107635570 gene encoding F-box/kelch-repeat protein At3g06240-like isoform X5 — encoded protein: MNCKKLNNSSVDKKKRLKHAVNKMNHKSKSIHDILPLDLIHRILLLVPIRHLARLRCVSKLWCSLISDPDFVELHFHHSPAATNACFFMKTDIVADLVYIDDNDASQKEVCPPFQKKPPSYFVVVGSCRGFILLHRHPHFLVVWNPLTGSSKRISYSHIVHRSKPPGYGRIAYRVYLHGFGYDASQDDYLLLVAWSDCKGQYHLYCFSLRTNSWINIDAAVPNRLGFLCWHSGGLFFNGAVHWVPFDLRDYRDAIIIFDLMEMTFSTISAPEQLSSSYTSLALLGGCLSLYSCKDDCYNTDIWVMKEYKVHSSWTLYQIPCKYFRPLCLSSNKDIIGRGYTSCGKTGYFIYNVRGDLLKHFKDLCCQHPRRKPIIVYTESLLPLPSDIKDKDNKNKMKKEIRM
- the LOC107635570 gene encoding F-box/kelch-repeat protein At3g06240-like isoform X1 — translated: MNCKKLNNSSVDKKKRLKHAVNKMNHKSKSIHDILPLDLIHRILLLVPIRHLARLRCVSKLWCSLISDPDFVELHFHHSPAATNACFFMKTDIVADLVYIDDNDASQKEVCPPFQKKPPSYFVVVGSCRGFILLHRHPHFLVVWNPLTGSSKRISYSHIVHRSKPPGYGRIAYRVYLHGFGYDASQDDYLLLVAWSDCKGQYHLYCFSLRTNSWINIDAAVPNRLGFLCWHSGGLFFNGAVHWVPFDLRDYRDAIIIFDLMEMTFSTISAPEQLSSSYTSLALLGGCLSLYSCKDDCYNTDIWVMKEYKVHSSWTLYQIPCKYFRPLCLSSNKDIIGRGYTSCGKTGYFIYNVRGDLLKHFKDLCCQHPRRKPIIVYTESLLPLPSDIKDKDNKNKMKKEIRHQVDHEYFEQPDVAKG
- the LOC107635570 gene encoding F-box/kelch-repeat protein At3g06240-like isoform X2, encoding MNCKKLNNSSVDKKKRLKHAVNKMNHKSKSIHDILPLDLIHRILLLVPIRHLARLRCVSKLWCSLISDPDFVELHFHHSPAATNACFFMKTDIVADLVYIDDNDASQKEVCPPFQKKPPSYFVVVGSCRGFILLHRHPHFLVVWNPLTGSSKRISYSHIVHRSKPPGYGRIAYRVYLHGFGYDASQDDYLLLVAWSDCKGQYHLYCFSLRTNSWINIDAAVPNRLGFLCWHSGGLFFNGAVHWVPFDLRDYRDAIIIFDLMEMTFSTISAPEQLSSSYTSLALLGGCLSLYSCKDDCYNTDIWVMKEYKVHSSWTLYQIPCKYFRPLCLSSNKDIIGRGYTSCGKTGYFIYNVRGDLLKHFKDLCCQHPRRKPIIVYTESLLPLPSDIKDKDNKNKMKKEIRHQVHHKYF
- the LOC107635570 gene encoding F-box/kelch-repeat protein At3g06240-like isoform X6, whose protein sequence is MEKKNQNDKSKSIHDILPLDLIHIILLRVPIRHLARLRCVSKLWCSLISDPDFVELHFHHSPAATNACFFMKTDIVADLVYIDDNDASQKEVCPPFQKKPPSYFVVVGSCRGFILLHRHPHFLVVWNPLTGSSKRISYSHIVHRSKPPGYGRIAYRVYLHGFGYDASQDDYLLLVAWSDCKGQYHLYCFSLRTNSWINIDAAVPNRLGFLCWHSGGLFFNGAVHWVPFDLRDYRDAIIIFDLMEMTFSTISAPEQLSSSYTSLALLGGCLSLYSCKDDCYNTDIWVMKEYKVHSSWTLYQIPCKYFRPLCLSSNKDIIGRGYTSCGKTGYFIYNVRGDLLKHFKDLCCQHPRRKPIIVYTESLLPLPSDIKDKDNKNKMKKEIRHQVDHEYFEQPDVAKG